From Acanthopagrus latus isolate v.2019 chromosome 22, fAcaLat1.1, whole genome shotgun sequence, the proteins below share one genomic window:
- the wdr21 gene encoding WD repeat domain 21, with translation MKKWNWREGQRPYRRRGGGQRHSWYRGNRQRSRQDDQWSGHYDDGPSFRAPQRSHDNQSASPSTSSSSSPSSSSSSSSSSKASSAAPELPGFYFDPEKNRYFRLLPGHNNCNPLTREQLQEKEREKQRNKMLAEDEKLRKKAPRTGLNTSLLLQRRHLGLLPENSYCRLVHEVKVGGMRRHKLEIQSTDNSNPNTDNFRLIVGDSACERVFTVNDVSHGGCKYGIMNFSSSSRGSLSVEMCDNLYFTNRKVNSICWASVNYPDSHVLLCLVGVADTPGCVSLLPASLFSNSNPDQPGMLCSFKISSAWSCAWCLNPQFDKTFSTGLSRRVIVKDAETGRTQTYSTGSDVLAQQFALRVPVLFNGCRSGEIFSMDLRQRGRRDQSWKASRFHQESAITSVRVLQDENYLLAADMLGQIKLWDVRVTKPVQEYKGHYNEHAYLPIHVNEPEGLLLAVGQDCYTRLWSLKDGHLLRTIPSPHPTANDQIPSVVFSSKLGGCRGLPGLLMAVKHDLYYFPYNTDYQEGGEQQAGF, from the exons ATGAAGAAGTGGAACTGGCGAGAAGGGCAGCGACCCTACCGGCGAAGAGGTGGTGGTCAACGGCACAGCTGGTACCGAGGCAACCGGCAGAGATCAAGACAGGACGACCAGTG GTCTGGACATTATGATGACGGTCCATCATTCAGAGCACCTCAGAGGAGTCATGACAACCAGTCTGCCTCTCCCTCtacctcctcatcttcctctccgtcttcctcctcatcctcctcgtcttcctctaAGGCCAGCAGTGCTGCACCAG AGCTGCCTGGTTTCTACTTTGACCCAGAGAAAAATCGTTACTTCCGCCTGCTGCCCGGACACAACAACTGTAACCCACTGACCcgagagcagctgcaggagaaagaaagagagaaacagaggaacaAGATGCTCGCGGAGGATGAAAAACTTAGAAAA AAAGCACCAAGAACAGGACTGAATACTTCGCTACTGCTGCAGAGAAGACACCTTGGCCTGCTACCTGAGAACTCCTACTGCAG GCTGGTCCACGAGGTGAAGGTCGGCGGAATGAGACGCCACAAATTGGAGATCCAGAGCACAGACAACAGCAACCCCAACACTGACAACTTCAGACTCATAGTG GGGGACTCGGCGTGTGAGCGAGTGTTCACTGTCAACGACGTGTCGCACGGAGGCTGCAAGTACGGCATCAtgaacttcagcagcagcagtcgcGGATCTCTGTCTGTGGAAATGTGTGACAACCTCTACTTCACCAACCGAAAG GTCAATTCCATCTGCTGGGCCTCAGTCAACTACCCAGACTCCCATGTGCT ATTGTGTCTGGTTGGAGTTGCAGACACGCCCGGCTGCGTCAGTTTACTTCCTGCCTCCCTCTTCAGCAACTCAAACCCAG accAGCCCGGGATGCTGTGTAGCTTTAAGATATCGTCAGCCTGGTCTTGTGCTTGGTGTCTCAACCCCCAGTTTGACAAGACCTTCAGCACTG GCTTGTCTCGCAGGGTGATCGTGAAGGATGCAGAAACGGGTCGAACACAGACGTACAGCACTGGCAGCGATGTGTTGGCTCAGCAGTTTGCCCTCAGG gtcCCTGTGCTGTTTAACGGCTGCCGATCAGGGGAGATCTTCAGCATGGACCTGCGTCAGCGCGGCCGCAGGGATCAGAGCTGGAAGGCCAGCCGCTTCCATCAAGAGTCAGCCATCACCTCCGTACGCGTCCTGCAGGACGAGAACTACCTGCTGGCTGCCGACATGCTGGGCCAG ATTAAGTTGTGGGATGTTCGAGTGACAAAGCCAGTGCAGGAGTACAAAGGACACTACAATGAACACGCCTACCTTCCCATCCACGTCAATGAGCCTGAGGGGCTTCTGTTGGCAG TCGGTCAGGATTGCTACACAAGGTTATGGAGCCTAAAAGATGGCCATCTCCTGAGGACTATCCCATCACCCCACCCGACCGCGAACGACCAGATCCCGAGCGTCGTCTTCTCCTCCAAGCTGGGTGGCTGCAGAGGGCTCCCTGGCCTCCTCATGGCCGTCAAACACGATCTTTACTACTTCCCATACAACACAGACTACCaggaaggaggagagcagcaggctGGATTTtag
- the zfyve1 gene encoding zinc finger FYVE domain-containing protein 1 isoform X1, whose product MSGQGPAGDKGMNAAVLGCQESYACGGSDEAAFECDECGSLQCARCELELHRQERMRNHDRVRIAPGHVPFCDSCKGDSGGSVNGGRLRAVVRCQGCKINLCLDCQKRTHSGINKRKHPLTPYPPARAPQDNSLTAGESQMEILKAELEKVCSFLLVDEREEMQVKDEEDFVSRLRCRPDELLKVVSIFGNTGEGKSHTLNHTFFLGREVFKTSPTQESCTVGVWAAMDPVHRVVVIDTEGLLGAGNGANQGQRTRLLLKVLAISDVVIYRTHADRLHDDLFKFLGDASDAYLKHFTKELKATTTRCGLDVPLSTLGPGVIIFHETVHTKLLGSDKPTESAERLLQERFRKLGLFPEAFSSIQYRGTRTYNPPTDFSGLLRSLEQQLDNNTTRSPRSASVIYKALQALSESFSGDIPDEHMTSNSFFPDEYFTCSSLCLSCGSGCKRSMNHLKEELDHEAKHRCRYSAQYDNRIYTCKACYEGGKEVVVVPKTTASSDSPWFGLAIYAWSGYVIECPNCAVIYRSRQYWYGNQDPVETVVRTEIQHIWPGSDGFLKDNNNAAQRLLDGVKYISQSVSELSVKPAKAVTSWLTDQIAPAYWKPNSLILKCHKCAEEFQPNDTKHHCRACGEGFCDSCSSKTRPVPERGWGLAPVRVCDACFHNREISTELLDAALEEEGGTLIARKVGEAVQNTLGAVVGAIDIPLGLVKDAARPAYWVPDQDITSCSECQREFAPRLSIHHCRACGQGVCDDCSQERRPVPSRGWDHPVRVCNGCSQKPGEL is encoded by the exons ATGAGCGGTCAGGGTCCAGCTGGAGATAAAGGAATGAACGCGGCGGTCCTCGGCTGTCAGGAGAGCTACGCCTGCGGAGGTTCAGACGAGGCCGCGTTCGAGTGCGATGAATGCGGCAGTCTGCAGTGCGCCCGCTGCGAGCTGGAGCTCCACCGCCAGGAGCGGATGAGGAACCACGACCGGGTTCGGATCGCACCGGGACACGTTCCTTTCTGCGACTCGTGCAAGGGGGACAGCGGCGGCTCTGTCAACGGGGGACGCCTCAGAGCGGTGGTGCGCTGCCAGGGCTGCAAGATCAACCTGTGTTTGGACTGCCAGAAGCGCACCCACAGCGGCATCAACAAGAGGAAGCACCCTCTGACACCTTACCCACCTGCGAGGGCACCCCAGGATAACAGCCTGACTGCCGGGGAGTCCCAGATGGAGATCCTGAAGGCCGAGCTGGAGAAGGTGTGCAGCTTCCTCCTGGTGGacgagagggaggagatgcag gtgaaggatgaggaggactttGTGAGCAGACTGAGGTGCAGGCCGGACGAGCTCCTCAAGGTGGTCTCCATCTTTGGGAACACCGGGGAGGGCAAGTCCCACACCCTGAACCACACGTTTTTCCTCGGACGAGAGGTGTTCAAGACCTCGCCCACTCAAGAGTCCTGCACCGTGGGTGTGTGGGCAGCAATGGACCCCGTGCACCGGGTGGTAGTCATCGACACAGAGGGACTGCTCGGGGCTGGTAATG GGGCCAATCAGGGTCAGAGAACCCGGCTGCTCCTCAAAGTCCTGGCTATCTCCGATGTGGTCATCTACCGGACCCACGCCGACCGTCTCCACGACGATCTCTTCAAGTTCCTCGGCGACGCATCAGATGCCTACCTGAAACATTTCACCAAGGAGCTGAAGGCGACCACCACCCGCTGTGGTCTGGACGTCCCGTTGTCCACTCTGGGTCCTGGGGTGATCATCTTCCACGAGACCGTCCACACCAAGCTGCTCGGATCAG ACAAACCGACTGAATCGGCAGAGCGTCTTCTCCAGGAGCGTTTCAGGAAGCTGGGTTTGTTCCCGGAGGCTTTCAGCTCCATCCAGTATCGGGGCACTCGGACCTACAACCCTCCCACAGACTTCAGCGGTCTGCTGCGCAGCCTGGAGCAACAGCTGGACAACAACACCACCCGCTCGCCACGCTCCGCCAGCGTCATCTACAAGGCCCTGCAG GCCCTCAGCGAGAGCTTCAGTGGGGATATTCCAGACGAGCACATGACCAGTAACTCATTCTTTCCAGATGAGTACTTTACCTGCTCCAGCCTTTGCCTCAGCTGTGG CTCGGGCTGTAAGAGAAGCATGAATCACCTGAAGGAAGAACTCGACCACGAAGCCAAACATCGCTGCCGCTACTCTGCGCAGTATGACAACCGCATCTACACTTGCAAg GCCTGCTacgagggagggaaggaggtggTAGTGGTTCCCAAAACGACGGCTTCGTCTGACTCACCGTGGTTTGGCCTGGCCATCTACGCCTGGTCTGG GTATGTGATCGAGTGCCCCAACTGTGCAGTGATCTACAGAAGCAGACAGTACTGGTACGGAAACCAGGACCCAGTGGAAACAGTGGTCAGAACAGAGATCCAGCACATCTGGCCTGGG TCTGACGGCTTTctgaaagacaacaacaacgCTGCCCAGAGGTTGCTGGATGGAGTCAAATACATTTCTCAGTCCGTGTCTGAACTCAGCGTCAAGCCTGCCAAAGCTGTCACCTCCTGGCTCACCGACCAGATCGCTCCCGCTTACTGGAAACCCAACTCCCTCATCCTG AAATGCCATAAATGTGCGGAAGAGTTCCAGCCCAACGACACCAAGCACCACTGCCGTGCCTGTGGGGAGGGCTTCTGCGACTCCTGCTCCTCAAAAACCAGGCCCGTCCCAGAGAGAGGCTGGGGCCTCGCACCTGTGCGGGTCTGCGACGCCTGTTTCCACAACAGGGAAATCTCAACTG AGTTGCTGGATGCTGCCttagaggaggagggaggcacCCTGATAGCCAGGAAGGTCGGGGAGGCGGTTCAGAACACATTAGGAGCTGTGGTCGGTGCCATCGACATACCTCTCG GTCTGGTGAAGGATGCAGCCCGCCCGGCTTACTGGGTCCCAGATCAGGACATCACCTCCTGCAGCGAGTGCCAGCGGGAGTTCGCCCCGCGTCTCTCCATCCACCACTGTCGCGCCTGTGGCCAGGGCGTGTGTGACGACTGCTCTCAGGAGCGGCGCCCGGTGCCCTCCCGCGGTTGGGACCACCCGGTGAGGGTCTGCAACGGCTGCAGTCAGAAACCCGGGGAGCTCTAG
- the zfyve1 gene encoding zinc finger FYVE domain-containing protein 1 isoform X2, with protein MSGQGPAGDKGMNAAVLGCQESYACGGSDEAAFECDECGSLQCARCELELHRQERMRNHDRVRIAPGHVPFCDSCKGDSGGSVNGGRLRAVVRCQGCKINLCLDCQKRTHSGINKRKHPLTPYPPARAPQDNSLTAGESQMEILKAELEKVCSFLLVDEREEMQVKDEEDFVSRLRCRPDELLKVVSIFGNTGEGKSHTLNHTFFLGREVFKTSPTQESCTVGVWAAMDPVHRVVVIDTEGLLGAGANQGQRTRLLLKVLAISDVVIYRTHADRLHDDLFKFLGDASDAYLKHFTKELKATTTRCGLDVPLSTLGPGVIIFHETVHTKLLGSDKPTESAERLLQERFRKLGLFPEAFSSIQYRGTRTYNPPTDFSGLLRSLEQQLDNNTTRSPRSASVIYKALQALSESFSGDIPDEHMTSNSFFPDEYFTCSSLCLSCGSGCKRSMNHLKEELDHEAKHRCRYSAQYDNRIYTCKACYEGGKEVVVVPKTTASSDSPWFGLAIYAWSGYVIECPNCAVIYRSRQYWYGNQDPVETVVRTEIQHIWPGSDGFLKDNNNAAQRLLDGVKYISQSVSELSVKPAKAVTSWLTDQIAPAYWKPNSLILKCHKCAEEFQPNDTKHHCRACGEGFCDSCSSKTRPVPERGWGLAPVRVCDACFHNREISTELLDAALEEEGGTLIARKVGEAVQNTLGAVVGAIDIPLGLVKDAARPAYWVPDQDITSCSECQREFAPRLSIHHCRACGQGVCDDCSQERRPVPSRGWDHPVRVCNGCSQKPGEL; from the exons ATGAGCGGTCAGGGTCCAGCTGGAGATAAAGGAATGAACGCGGCGGTCCTCGGCTGTCAGGAGAGCTACGCCTGCGGAGGTTCAGACGAGGCCGCGTTCGAGTGCGATGAATGCGGCAGTCTGCAGTGCGCCCGCTGCGAGCTGGAGCTCCACCGCCAGGAGCGGATGAGGAACCACGACCGGGTTCGGATCGCACCGGGACACGTTCCTTTCTGCGACTCGTGCAAGGGGGACAGCGGCGGCTCTGTCAACGGGGGACGCCTCAGAGCGGTGGTGCGCTGCCAGGGCTGCAAGATCAACCTGTGTTTGGACTGCCAGAAGCGCACCCACAGCGGCATCAACAAGAGGAAGCACCCTCTGACACCTTACCCACCTGCGAGGGCACCCCAGGATAACAGCCTGACTGCCGGGGAGTCCCAGATGGAGATCCTGAAGGCCGAGCTGGAGAAGGTGTGCAGCTTCCTCCTGGTGGacgagagggaggagatgcag gtgaaggatgaggaggactttGTGAGCAGACTGAGGTGCAGGCCGGACGAGCTCCTCAAGGTGGTCTCCATCTTTGGGAACACCGGGGAGGGCAAGTCCCACACCCTGAACCACACGTTTTTCCTCGGACGAGAGGTGTTCAAGACCTCGCCCACTCAAGAGTCCTGCACCGTGGGTGTGTGGGCAGCAATGGACCCCGTGCACCGGGTGGTAGTCATCGACACAGAGGGACTGCTCGGGGCTG GGGCCAATCAGGGTCAGAGAACCCGGCTGCTCCTCAAAGTCCTGGCTATCTCCGATGTGGTCATCTACCGGACCCACGCCGACCGTCTCCACGACGATCTCTTCAAGTTCCTCGGCGACGCATCAGATGCCTACCTGAAACATTTCACCAAGGAGCTGAAGGCGACCACCACCCGCTGTGGTCTGGACGTCCCGTTGTCCACTCTGGGTCCTGGGGTGATCATCTTCCACGAGACCGTCCACACCAAGCTGCTCGGATCAG ACAAACCGACTGAATCGGCAGAGCGTCTTCTCCAGGAGCGTTTCAGGAAGCTGGGTTTGTTCCCGGAGGCTTTCAGCTCCATCCAGTATCGGGGCACTCGGACCTACAACCCTCCCACAGACTTCAGCGGTCTGCTGCGCAGCCTGGAGCAACAGCTGGACAACAACACCACCCGCTCGCCACGCTCCGCCAGCGTCATCTACAAGGCCCTGCAG GCCCTCAGCGAGAGCTTCAGTGGGGATATTCCAGACGAGCACATGACCAGTAACTCATTCTTTCCAGATGAGTACTTTACCTGCTCCAGCCTTTGCCTCAGCTGTGG CTCGGGCTGTAAGAGAAGCATGAATCACCTGAAGGAAGAACTCGACCACGAAGCCAAACATCGCTGCCGCTACTCTGCGCAGTATGACAACCGCATCTACACTTGCAAg GCCTGCTacgagggagggaaggaggtggTAGTGGTTCCCAAAACGACGGCTTCGTCTGACTCACCGTGGTTTGGCCTGGCCATCTACGCCTGGTCTGG GTATGTGATCGAGTGCCCCAACTGTGCAGTGATCTACAGAAGCAGACAGTACTGGTACGGAAACCAGGACCCAGTGGAAACAGTGGTCAGAACAGAGATCCAGCACATCTGGCCTGGG TCTGACGGCTTTctgaaagacaacaacaacgCTGCCCAGAGGTTGCTGGATGGAGTCAAATACATTTCTCAGTCCGTGTCTGAACTCAGCGTCAAGCCTGCCAAAGCTGTCACCTCCTGGCTCACCGACCAGATCGCTCCCGCTTACTGGAAACCCAACTCCCTCATCCTG AAATGCCATAAATGTGCGGAAGAGTTCCAGCCCAACGACACCAAGCACCACTGCCGTGCCTGTGGGGAGGGCTTCTGCGACTCCTGCTCCTCAAAAACCAGGCCCGTCCCAGAGAGAGGCTGGGGCCTCGCACCTGTGCGGGTCTGCGACGCCTGTTTCCACAACAGGGAAATCTCAACTG AGTTGCTGGATGCTGCCttagaggaggagggaggcacCCTGATAGCCAGGAAGGTCGGGGAGGCGGTTCAGAACACATTAGGAGCTGTGGTCGGTGCCATCGACATACCTCTCG GTCTGGTGAAGGATGCAGCCCGCCCGGCTTACTGGGTCCCAGATCAGGACATCACCTCCTGCAGCGAGTGCCAGCGGGAGTTCGCCCCGCGTCTCTCCATCCACCACTGTCGCGCCTGTGGCCAGGGCGTGTGTGACGACTGCTCTCAGGAGCGGCGCCCGGTGCCCTCCCGCGGTTGGGACCACCCGGTGAGGGTCTGCAACGGCTGCAGTCAGAAACCCGGGGAGCTCTAG
- the pigh gene encoding phosphatidylinositol N-acetylglucosaminyltransferase subunit H — MEDEAFTDINGKAISLDCQSHSGFCREFTVSSPKVSVGKVMVYTCCVWLLAYTVFFFTENTAVLSGAILVTLLGMMLHIHFVKVDHESLLVIGSLGIQVSSSYASGRETTKFIEMSKIKDIVINEAIYMHQIIYYLCVLLKDPSEPDAVSSVVPLFQSSKPRLNCLVKVYKSCQEILSKC, encoded by the exons ATGGAGGATGAAGCGTTCACTGACATTAACGGCAAAGCCATTTCTCTGGACTGTCAGAGTCACTCCGGCTTTTGCCGGGAGTTCACTGTCAGCTCCCCCAAAGTGTCCGTCGGCAAAGTGATGGTGTacacctgctgtgtttggctCCTGGCATACACCGTGTTCTTCTTCACAGAG AACACTGCCGTCCTGTCCGGTGCCATTCTCGTCACCCTGCTGGGCATGATGCTTCACATTCACTTCGTGAAGGTGGACCACGAGTCGCTGCTTGTCATCGGCTCCTTGGGCATTCAGGTGTCCTCCAGCTACGCCTCAGGCCGTGAGACCACCAAGTTCATTGAGATGAGCAAGATCAAGGATATCGTCATCAACGAAGCTATTTATATG catCAAATCATCTACTACCTTTGTGTGCTGTTGAAGGACCCCTCAGAGCCTGACGCAGTGTCAAGCGTGGTGCCATTGTTTCAG agTTCGAAGCCAAGGCTGAACTGCTTGGTGAAAGTTTACAAAAGCTGTCAGGAGATTCTTTCAAAGTGCTGA